The DNA segment CGCAGACCGACTCTCACGTTTCCTGAAAACGGCCTCCTGATCCCTCCATGTCCCGCCAGACCATCGAACGGCTCCAACAGGAAATCGCGGAACTGAAAAGCGAAGTCGCGTCCCTCAGGGAAGCCCTCGCCTTCCACCAGCGGCATTCCAGCACCCAAACCGCAAAGACGGGGGAGGAATTCCTCAGAAAGCTCCTCGGCGGGACGTTCACCCAACACAACGCCGGACACGACATCGAAGTCGGAAGCTGGCAGTTGGAGGTCAAGGCGTCCGACTGCTCCAGCATCGACAACACCCGCCCGCTTTCCACCACCCGGTGGACCTGGCACCGGATCTTCGGTGTCGGCGGCAGAAAATCGCACAACCGGCTCATTCTCCTTGGAAAGCCTGATGTCAGGCACCGGCCGAAATACCGCGATCCGGGCTCTCCTTACGTCATCTTCGACATCCCCACCGACCAGGCGAGGATCCTGCTCGAACTGTCCAAGACACCGTTCATCCAGATCACCACGAACCCGCTCGGCCAGAGGACCGAGAAAGGCCGGCTTTTCTGGACCTTCGAAACCACCCGCAAGGAACTCGTCGCCCGTTACGCCGCGCCCCGCCGTTCTTCCCGCCGGGGCAGCTAAGCATTGCGGCATCCCCATCTCTCACCCAGACTGCCGCCGTCATGTGGACCACCCAGCGCGAATTCGAGGACATCCGTTACGAAACGACCGATAACGGCAGCATCGCCAAGATCACGATCAACCGGCCGGAAGTGCGCAACGCCTTCCGCCCGAAGACGGTCGCGGAGCTTCTCAAAGCCTTCGACCTGGCGCATGAGGACCCGCAGGTGGGCGTGATCATCCTCACCGGCGAAGGCGACATGGCCTTCTGCTCCGGCGGCGACCAGAAGGTGCGCGGCCACGCCGGCTACATCGGCGAGGACGGCATCCCCCGTCTCAACGTGCTGGACCTGCAGAAAAAAATCCGCAGCCTGCCGAAGCCCGTGGTGGCCATGGTCGCCGGATTCGCCATCGGTGGCGGGCATGTGCTCCACATCGTCTGTGACCTGACCATCGCCGCGGACAACGCCCGCTTCGGCCAGACCGGCCCGAAGGTCGGTTCGTTCGACGGCGGCCTCGGTTCCAGCTACCTCGCCCGCATCGTCGGCCAGAAAAAAGCCCGCGAAATCTGGTACCTCTGCCGCCAGTATGACGCCCAGCAGGCGCTCGACATGGGACTGGTCAACACCGTCGTCCCACTCGCCGAACTGGAGACGGAGACGCTCAAATGGTGCCGCGAGATGCTCGCCCACTCCCCGCTCGCCCTGCGCTGCCTGAAGTCCGCCCTCAACGCGGACTGCGACGGCCAGATGGGCCTGCTGGATCTCGCCGGAAACGCCACCCTGCTCTACTACATGAGCGAGGAGGGCAAGGAGGGCAAACAGGCCTTCATCGAGAAGCGGAAGCCGGATTTCTCGAAGTTCCCGCGGGTGCCGTAGCCACGAGCCTCCTCGGATTTACACCCTCCTCAACGATAGGATCAGAAACACTCCACCCAATCCCATCTCAAACTACGATCAGCTGCACTCTCGATGCCAAAGGAATATCCTATTCTTGAGATCGATCCTTCATGGAAGCGCAGCGGCGAGGACATGGGTAGCAAACGGAAATTCTGGTTCAGGCACGAAGAACGGATGTGGCTCTACAAACAGGCTCGCCTAAATACTGGCGAGCACTGGGCAGAAAAAATAGCTTCCGAAATCGCTTTCAAGCTGGGCTTACCCACTCACAAAGTCGAATTGGCAAA comes from the Luteolibacter sp. SL250 genome and includes:
- the menB gene encoding 1,4-dihydroxy-2-naphthoyl-CoA synthase, giving the protein MWTTQREFEDIRYETTDNGSIAKITINRPEVRNAFRPKTVAELLKAFDLAHEDPQVGVIILTGEGDMAFCSGGDQKVRGHAGYIGEDGIPRLNVLDLQKKIRSLPKPVVAMVAGFAIGGGHVLHIVCDLTIAADNARFGQTGPKVGSFDGGLGSSYLARIVGQKKAREIWYLCRQYDAQQALDMGLVNTVVPLAELETETLKWCREMLAHSPLALRCLKSALNADCDGQMGLLDLAGNATLLYYMSEEGKEGKQAFIEKRKPDFSKFPRVP